AATTGAACCCTTATGAATTAATAAACTTAAGCGTGAATCAATGTTTGGGCCGTACAATTCTTACTACTGGAGTTACCTTGCTATGCGTCTTGGCAATCTTTCTATACGGTGGCGAGATACTCGGTAACTTTTCATTTGCCCTGCTAATAGGTTTTTTCTGTGGAGCTTATTCTACAGTTTATATTGCTTCGCCATTAGTTCTTGCCTGGAGCCGCAAAGGCTCTAAATAAAAAAATGGGGACGACCATATTCTTTTTCTTCGCGTCATTCCCACGAAAGTGGGAATCTAAAAAGAAAAAATGGGACCGTTTCTATTTTTCTCCGATTTAATTTAGAAAAATAGAAACGGTCCCATTTTTTTCTCTCTTTATATGTTATTTAAATCTCTCAAATTATACTTTAATCAGGAAATCTGCCTGGAATATTTAGCTGAAACCTTGATTGGTTTTGGTTATAAGCGGCAGGAATTAGTTTACGCAGAAGGCGATTTTAGCTTTCGAGGCTCCATTATTGATATATTCCCGGTTTCTTTTGAGTTACCCATTCGAATTGAGTTAGATAATGAAAAAATAATTTCCATTAAATCGTTTAATCCTGTTACTGGAGAAGCTCTTTGGCTGCATAATATTGTTATTATTTTGCCATACAAAAAATCCTTAAAAGGTAGGAGTAACGTATTCAGTGAGGAGTTTCCTTTAAAGAATTTTGTAGATTTAAATGTTGGTGATTTTGTAGTGCATAACCAGCATGGAATAGGAAAGTTTCAGGGCATACAAAAAATTAAGGTAAGAGGAGTTTTTAAGGACCATTTAGTAATTGAGTATGATTGTAGTGAAAAGCTTTATGTTCCTACTGATTCAATGCACCTGGTACAAAAGTATATTGCTTTTCACGCAGGTAGGCCTAAGCTTTATCGTTTGGGGAGCAAGGAATGGGAGCATGTAAAGGCGCGTACCCGCAAAGGCATCCAGAGATTAGCCTGGGAATTGCTGAGTTTGCAGGCTATGCGCCTTGCCGGGCGTGGGTTTAAATTTTCCACAGATACCGATTGGCAGGCTGATTTTGAAAAGACATTTCCATACGAAGAAACGCCTGACCAGATTAAGGCAACCAGGGAGGTTAAGGATGATATGGAGTCCATTAAGCCTATGGATCGGTTGCTTTGCGGGGATGTAGGCTATGGAAAGACCGAAGTAGCCATGCGGGCAGCATTTAAGTCGGTTATGGACAATAAGCAGGTGGCTTATCTTGTCCCAACAACTATTTTAGCCGAACAGCATTATAAGAATTTCACTGGCCGGCTAACTAATTTTCCGGTTAATATAGAGATGCTTTCTCGTTTTAGGACTGTTTCTCAACAGAAACAGATTATTAAGGGATTAGCTTGTGGGAGCGTTGATATTGTTATTGGTACGCATAGGATGCTTTCGGATGACGTAGTTTTTAAGGATTTAGGACTAGTTATCGTAGATGAAGAGCAGCGTTTTGGCGTTAAAGCCAAGGAAAAACTGAAAAAACTTAAAACCACGACTGATGTTTTGGTTTTAACGGCTACTCCAATTCCGCGCACATTATACATGAGCTTGATGGGGGCCAAAGATTTTTCTGTAATTAATACTCCTCCTCAAAATAGGTTGCCAATAAAAACTGTTGTGGTAGAATATGACGCTGATTTAGTAAACCAAGCTATTAATCGTGAGCTGGCAAGGGGAGGCCAGGTATTTTTCTTACATAATCGTATTCTCGGCCTGGAAAAAATCAGGAATAAGATTGTAAAGGGCCTGCCTCAAAGTGTGCGTATAGCCATTGCCCACGGACAAATGCAATCTGCGCAACTTGAGCAAATAATGTCTGATTTTATCTGCGGCAAGATCGACGTTTTAGTTTCTACGATGATTATTGAGTCTGGGATTGATATACCCAATGCCAATACCATTATTGTAAATAACGCACACATGTTTGGCTTATCCGATCTGCATCAATTACGTGGCAGGGTAGGTAGGTTTAATCGGACTGCTTATGCATATTTTATGATTCCTCATAATGTAGCTTTAGAGTCTATTGCCAAGAAACGGCTTCAGGCGATAGAGGAATATACTGAGCTGGGCGCGGGTTTTAATATTGCTATGCAGGACCTAGAGATTCGCGGCGCAGGCAACCTTTTAGGACAGGAGCAACATGGTTATATTGCTGCCGTGGGGTTTGATCTTTATTGCCGTTTACTTAAAGAAGCAGTGGTTAATTTTAAGAAAGCAGGTGTTTTTAATGAAACGATCAATAATTAGTTTTTTTATTTTTGCAATTTTTATTTCTTTTTCTGTTCCCAGCCTTTGGGCGCTAGATAAGGTAGTGGCAATAGTTAGTAACGAGATTATTACACAAAAAGATCTTGATGACTTCTCGAATTTTATGCGTATGCAATATTCACGGCAGTTTAAAGGCAAAGTTTTGGAGGAGAAGATTGGGACAATGAAACAGGATTTATTACAGCGTTTGATTGAAGATAAATTAATACTTGACCAGGCCAAAAATGAAAAAATAATTATTGATCCGGATAAGATTAAATCAAAAATTAATGAAATAAAAAAGCGTTATCCTACGGAATCGGAATTTGAGCGGGATTTAGCAAAGCAAGGTTTGGTGCAGGCAGATTTAGAGAATAAAATTCGTGAACAGATGCTTATGTATAGTATTGTTGAGCAGAAGGTCCGTAGTAAAGTGGTGGTTTGGCCAGATGAAATTACCAGCTTTTTTAATCAAAATAAGAAGGACTTTTTAAAACCGGAAGAGAGAATTCTGTTGGTTATTATTTCACTCGACGAAGATACAGCTAAAACTTTAAGTTATCAACTGCGCCTGGGAACTAAAATAGAGGAGCTTGCCGGAAGATATTCATTTACTACTGATAAACTTTCTGCTTTAAAAGGCCAGGAATTGCGAAGTGAAATCGAAGATACAGTATTTAAGTTAGGTGTAAAAGAGGTTTCCGATCCGGTCCGCATAGATCAGAAGTTTTATATCTTTAAGTTAGATGATATTGTCGTAGGCCAGCAATTGAGCTTGGGTCAGGCGCAGGATAAAATACAGTCTTATTTGTTTGAGAAGAAGATGCAGGAAGAGATGGTTAAATGGCTAGATGAGCTTAAAAAACAATCATATATCAAAATCCTCGAAAATTAGAGTTGCTCTTACCATAGGCGACCCTTCAGGTATCGGCCCGGCTATCACCTTAAAGGCGCTTAAAATATTAAAAGCTAAGGCAGATTTTACGGTTATTGGAGACAGATTTGTATTAACTAAAGCAGCTAAAATTTTAAATCTTGCTTCCTTGTCTTATAAATTGATTGATTCAAACAATGTTAAGGAAAAAGGATTTGTATTCGGCAGCTTGAATGCGCAAAATGGTTTGGCTTCTTTGGAATATCTGGATACAGCCCTAGAACTGTTAAAGCAAAATAAAATCGATTGCCTGGTAACTTGTCCAATTTCAAAAGAAGCAGTTAATTTGGTAAATGGAGGATTCTCTGGCCACACAGAATATCTGGGTAAGAAGACTCAGAGCAGGAATTTAGTAATGATGTTACTTAATGATAAATTAAAATTTAGCTTGGTTACCCGGCATGTTGCTTTAAATAGAGTTTGTACGCAGTTGAGCAGAGAGAGTTTAGTCAATAATATCCTGGGTACTATTAGTGGGCTAAGGCATTTATTTTTGATAAAAAAACCAAAGTTGATTGTCTGTGGGGTTAATCCGCATGCCTCGGATAATGGTCTAATCGGTAAAGAGGAGAACAATATAATTATTCCTGTGGTTAGGGATTTAAGAAAAAAAATCAGGAATATAACTATAGAGGGCCCAATTGGCGCTGATATAGCAATATCTGAGGCGGTCAAAAGAAAATTTGATTGTATAATTGCAGCCTATCATGATCAGGCGCTTATCCCTTTAAAATTAACGGATTTTAACAGTGGAGTAAATCTTACTTTAGGGTTGCCTTTTGTGCGCACTTCTCCATTGCATGGCACCGCTTTTGATATTGCCCAAAAACCTCAAAATAGCAATCCCAGTTCGTTAGTTTGCGCTATAGAGCTTGCGATTAAATGCACATTAAACCGAAGAAAAGCTTAGGCCAGAATTTCCTTATAGATAAAAATATACAGAAAAAAATAATTAACGCCTGTGGCTTGGCTAATGAAGATATTGTTTTGGAGATAGGCGCAGGTTTTGGCGATCTTAGCAGGATTATTGCTCCTTACGTAAAGAAGATTTATGCTCTTGAAATTGATCAACGCCTTTATCCATACCTTGAGCAGAATTTAAGCGTTTACAATAATTGCCAACTTATTAAGAATGATATATTAAAATTCAATATAAATAAATTCTTTCAAGATAATGGAATAAGACAAAAGATAAAAATTATCGGCAATATTCCATATTATATATCTAGTCCGATTATTGAGCATCTTATCAAGTACAGGGATAATATCAGTGTAGTTTTTATGACTGTACAGAAAGAGTTTGGACGAAGAGTTGTTGCTGGGCCTGGCTCAAAGGAGTACAGTTCTTTTAGTTGTTTTGTGCAATATTATGTTTCCGGAAAAATTCTTTTTGAGATCAAGAAGGGTTGTTTCAAACCAAGCCCGAAGGTCGATTCCTGTTTTTTATCCCTGGAGTTTAGAGATAAGCCTTTAGTCCAGATAGATAATGAAGAAATGTTTTTTAAATTAATCAGGACAGCTTTTGGCCAGAGAAGAAAGACCTTAAGGAATAGTTTGGGTGGTTCTGTTTTACAAGAAGTGTTGGAGGAGTTTTTGGAAGAATCCGGTATTGATAAAAATGTGCGGCCGGAAGATCTTTCTTTGGAGCAGTTTGCCGGCTTAGCGAAAAAAAGTCAAAAAATATCTTGACAAGCATGCCTTTTTGTTATAAACTCTTTTACTTTCACGATTATCAAGCTTAATAGTAGTTCCAAACTGGTTTTTATTACCGAAGAAAGAATTTGAATTATTTCTTGGGCTTTAGGTTTTTTTTAAATTTTGGCTGCGTGACGAAAGCGAATCCATTATTGCTGGAGTAGCTCAGTTGGCAGAGCACGTCCTTGGTAAGGACGGGGTCACGAGTTCAATTCTCGTCTCCAGCTTAAATTTCCGAAGCTTAAGTGGAAATTTAATTCCGAGGAGCGACAGCGACGAGGGATCTAAAATAGCCGCAAAGTGCGGAAAATTTATCCTGAGTCCCGCCTTGCGGAGCGAAGGATTACAACATTAAAATAATATGCGCGAAACAATAACTTTAGAATGTACGGTTTGTAAAAATAGAAATTATACGACGTCAAAGAATAAAAAATTGCATCAGGACAGGCTAGAGCTTAGCAAGTTCTGTAATTCTTGTCATAAGCATAC
The genomic region above belongs to Candidatus Omnitrophota bacterium and contains:
- the mfd gene encoding transcription-repair coupling factor codes for the protein MLFKSLKLYFNQEICLEYLAETLIGFGYKRQELVYAEGDFSFRGSIIDIFPVSFELPIRIELDNEKIISIKSFNPVTGEALWLHNIVIILPYKKSLKGRSNVFSEEFPLKNFVDLNVGDFVVHNQHGIGKFQGIQKIKVRGVFKDHLVIEYDCSEKLYVPTDSMHLVQKYIAFHAGRPKLYRLGSKEWEHVKARTRKGIQRLAWELLSLQAMRLAGRGFKFSTDTDWQADFEKTFPYEETPDQIKATREVKDDMESIKPMDRLLCGDVGYGKTEVAMRAAFKSVMDNKQVAYLVPTTILAEQHYKNFTGRLTNFPVNIEMLSRFRTVSQQKQIIKGLACGSVDIVIGTHRMLSDDVVFKDLGLVIVDEEQRFGVKAKEKLKKLKTTTDVLVLTATPIPRTLYMSLMGAKDFSVINTPPQNRLPIKTVVVEYDADLVNQAINRELARGGQVFFLHNRILGLEKIRNKIVKGLPQSVRIAIAHGQMQSAQLEQIMSDFICGKIDVLVSTMIIESGIDIPNANTIIVNNAHMFGLSDLHQLRGRVGRFNRTAYAYFMIPHNVALESIAKKRLQAIEEYTELGAGFNIAMQDLEIRGAGNLLGQEQHGYIAAVGFDLYCRLLKEAVVNFKKAGVFNETINN
- a CDS encoding SurA N-terminal domain-containing protein — protein: MKRSIISFFIFAIFISFSVPSLWALDKVVAIVSNEIITQKDLDDFSNFMRMQYSRQFKGKVLEEKIGTMKQDLLQRLIEDKLILDQAKNEKIIIDPDKIKSKINEIKKRYPTESEFERDLAKQGLVQADLENKIREQMLMYSIVEQKVRSKVVVWPDEITSFFNQNKKDFLKPEERILLVIISLDEDTAKTLSYQLRLGTKIEELAGRYSFTTDKLSALKGQELRSEIEDTVFKLGVKEVSDPVRIDQKFYIFKLDDIVVGQQLSLGQAQDKIQSYLFEKKMQEEMVKWLDELKKQSYIKILEN
- the pdxA gene encoding 4-hydroxythreonine-4-phosphate dehydrogenase PdxA; translation: MSLKNNHISKSSKIRVALTIGDPSGIGPAITLKALKILKAKADFTVIGDRFVLTKAAKILNLASLSYKLIDSNNVKEKGFVFGSLNAQNGLASLEYLDTALELLKQNKIDCLVTCPISKEAVNLVNGGFSGHTEYLGKKTQSRNLVMMLLNDKLKFSLVTRHVALNRVCTQLSRESLVNNILGTISGLRHLFLIKKPKLIVCGVNPHASDNGLIGKEENNIIIPVVRDLRKKIRNITIEGPIGADIAISEAVKRKFDCIIAAYHDQALIPLKLTDFNSGVNLTLGLPFVRTSPLHGTAFDIAQKPQNSNPSSLVCAIELAIKCTLNRRKA
- the rsmA gene encoding 16S rRNA (adenine(1518)-N(6)/adenine(1519)-N(6))-dimethyltransferase RsmA, giving the protein MHIKPKKSLGQNFLIDKNIQKKIINACGLANEDIVLEIGAGFGDLSRIIAPYVKKIYALEIDQRLYPYLEQNLSVYNNCQLIKNDILKFNINKFFQDNGIRQKIKIIGNIPYYISSPIIEHLIKYRDNISVVFMTVQKEFGRRVVAGPGSKEYSSFSCFVQYYVSGKILFEIKKGCFKPSPKVDSCFLSLEFRDKPLVQIDNEEMFFKLIRTAFGQRRKTLRNSLGGSVLQEVLEEFLEESGIDKNVRPEDLSLEQFAGLAKKSQKIS
- the rpmG gene encoding 50S ribosomal protein L33, whose protein sequence is MRETITLECTVCKNRNYTTSKNKKLHQDRLELSKFCNSCHKHTPHKEIK